A stretch of Dromaius novaehollandiae isolate bDroNov1 chromosome 8, bDroNov1.hap1, whole genome shotgun sequence DNA encodes these proteins:
- the C8B gene encoding complement component C8 beta chain isoform X2: MSTSCSAFTLYTVKLFLFYAVLSFLNVHCFSGTNASLAKGRWARSVSSLPQPVDCVLSSWSSWSQCDPCQKKRYRFARLEQPSQFNGDPCDHSDKETEDCVTNSPCRNKVRCEGFVCAITGRCITRRLLCNGDDDCGDQSDEKNCKKVFRKCDQKMEQYWGIENLAKGLNIFTNDLEGSVLDHRYYAGGCSPHYIENTRFRKPYNVERYTPETKGKYEFTLTEYDSYSSYESNVLKAKASQSSFSFGINLHFFELGYSSNDRRFKKFFQRMKRFSSTSSKFIHARSELDVAIYKLKPRALMLHYEFMQRLHQLPSEYSYGEYRELYRDYGTHYITEATVGGIYEYTLVLNSNELQKAGYSLSDVQKCAQHGFNIGATIKFISVSLGVADGTCKSLLKEIADSTSKKQYVEDFLALVRGGASEHITTLAFKDLPTAALMQEWGDAVQYNPEIIKLKAQPLYQLVTPTDFANAMAIKENMRRALEEFELESSSCRCAPCRGNGVPILKGTECECLCPLGYSGTACEITKREDAAVNGNWGCWTSWSVCSGGQRSRRRQCNNPAPQNGGSSCSGPDVETVTC; encoded by the exons ATGAGTACATCATGTTCAGCATTTACTTTGTACACAGTCAAACTGTTCCTATTTTATGCTGTCCTGAGCTTCCTAAATGTTCATTGCTTTAG TGGCACCAACGCGAGTCTGGCCAAAGGCAGGTGGGCCCGATCCGTGAGCAGTCTGCCGCAGCCCGTCGACTgtgtgctctccagctggtccTCATGGAGCCAGTGCGATCCCTGTCAAAAGAAAAGG TACAGGTTTGCCCGCCTGGAACAACCTTCTCAGTTCAATGGAGATCCGTGTGATCATTCTGATAAAGAAACTGAAGACTGTGTTACAAATAGTCCTTGCAGAAATAAAGTTAGATGTGAAGGTTTTGTATGTGCAATTACAG GAAGATGCATTACACGGAGGCTGCTTTGTAATGGGGATGATGACTGTGGGGACCAGTCAGatgaaaaaaactgcaaaaaagtatttagaaaatGTGACCAGAAGATGGAGCAATACTGGGGAATAGAGAATCTGGCAAAAGG GTTAAATATTTTCACAAACGACTTGGAAGGATCAGTTCTTGATCACAGGTACTACGCTGGGGGATGTTCTCCCCATTATATTGAGAACACAAGATTTAGAAAGCCATATAACGTAGAAAGATACACCCCAGAG aCCAAAGGCAAATATGAATTTACACTGACTGAATATGACTCCTACTCAAGTTATGAAAGTAATGTCCTGAAGGCAAAAGCTTCACAGTCTAGCTTCAGCTTTGGTATAAATCTACATTTTTTTGAACTTGGTTACAGTTCTAACGACAGGAGGTTCAAGAAGTTCTTTCAAAGGATGAAAAGATTTTCTTCAACC TCCAGTAAATTTATTCATGCCCGCTCTGAGCTGGATGTTGCCATCTATAAGCTGAAGCCGCGGGCCCTGATGCTGCATTACGAATTCATGCAACGGCTCCATCAACTGCCCTCAGAGTACAGCTATGGCGAGTACAGGGAGCTCTACAGGGACTACGGGACCCATTACATCACTGAGGCTACTGTCGGTGGCATCTACGAATATACCTTAGTTCTGAACAGTAACGAGCTCCAAAAGGCAG GTTATTCTCTGAGCGATGTCCAGAAATGCGCACAGCATGGCTTTAACATTGGTGCAACTATCAAATTCATCTCTGTGAGTTTGGGAGTTGCTGATGGCACCTGTAAAtcccttttaaaagaaattgcaG ACAGCACCTCCAAAAAACAGTATGTGGAAGACTTCCTCGCCCTTGTCCGTGGAGGAGCAAGCGAACACATTACCACATTGGCTTTCAAAGACCTGCCGACTGCTGCGCTGATGCAGGAGTGGGGAGATGCTGTGCAATACAACCCTGAAATCATAAAGCTGAAG GCACAGCCCCTGTATCAGCTGGTGACTCCAACTGACTTTGCTAATGCGAtggcaataaaagaaaacatgcGACGTGCTCTGGAGGAGTTTGAGCTGGAGAGCAGTTCCTGTCGCTGTGCTCCGTGTCGCGGCAATGGAGTTCCCATTTTGAAAG GAACTGAGTGCGAGTGTTTATGTCCCCTTGGCTATAGTGGCACTGCCTGCGAGATCACCAAGAGGGAAG ATGCTGCTGTTAATGGGAACTGGGGCTGCTGGACTAGCTGGTCTGTGTGCTCAGGAGGGCAGCGATCAAGAAGACGACAGTGCAACAACCCTGCACCGCAAAACGGTGGTTCATCCTGCTCAGGGCCAGATGTTGAGACAGTTACTTGCTAG
- the C8B gene encoding complement component C8 beta chain isoform X1 → MSTSCSAFTLYTVKLFLFYAVLSFLNVHCFSGEKESLKFSGTNASLAKGRWARSVSSLPQPVDCVLSSWSSWSQCDPCQKKRYRFARLEQPSQFNGDPCDHSDKETEDCVTNSPCRNKVRCEGFVCAITGRCITRRLLCNGDDDCGDQSDEKNCKKVFRKCDQKMEQYWGIENLAKGLNIFTNDLEGSVLDHRYYAGGCSPHYIENTRFRKPYNVERYTPETKGKYEFTLTEYDSYSSYESNVLKAKASQSSFSFGINLHFFELGYSSNDRRFKKFFQRMKRFSSTSSKFIHARSELDVAIYKLKPRALMLHYEFMQRLHQLPSEYSYGEYRELYRDYGTHYITEATVGGIYEYTLVLNSNELQKAGYSLSDVQKCAQHGFNIGATIKFISVSLGVADGTCKSLLKEIADSTSKKQYVEDFLALVRGGASEHITTLAFKDLPTAALMQEWGDAVQYNPEIIKLKAQPLYQLVTPTDFANAMAIKENMRRALEEFELESSSCRCAPCRGNGVPILKGTECECLCPLGYSGTACEITKREDAAVNGNWGCWTSWSVCSGGQRSRRRQCNNPAPQNGGSSCSGPDVETVTC, encoded by the exons ATGAGTACATCATGTTCAGCATTTACTTTGTACACAGTCAAACTGTTCCTATTTTATGCTGTCCTGAGCTTCCTAAATGTTCATTGCTTTAG TGGTGAAAAGGAGTCCCTTAAATTCAGTGGCACCAACGCGAGTCTGGCCAAAGGCAGGTGGGCCCGATCCGTGAGCAGTCTGCCGCAGCCCGTCGACTgtgtgctctccagctggtccTCATGGAGCCAGTGCGATCCCTGTCAAAAGAAAAGG TACAGGTTTGCCCGCCTGGAACAACCTTCTCAGTTCAATGGAGATCCGTGTGATCATTCTGATAAAGAAACTGAAGACTGTGTTACAAATAGTCCTTGCAGAAATAAAGTTAGATGTGAAGGTTTTGTATGTGCAATTACAG GAAGATGCATTACACGGAGGCTGCTTTGTAATGGGGATGATGACTGTGGGGACCAGTCAGatgaaaaaaactgcaaaaaagtatttagaaaatGTGACCAGAAGATGGAGCAATACTGGGGAATAGAGAATCTGGCAAAAGG GTTAAATATTTTCACAAACGACTTGGAAGGATCAGTTCTTGATCACAGGTACTACGCTGGGGGATGTTCTCCCCATTATATTGAGAACACAAGATTTAGAAAGCCATATAACGTAGAAAGATACACCCCAGAG aCCAAAGGCAAATATGAATTTACACTGACTGAATATGACTCCTACTCAAGTTATGAAAGTAATGTCCTGAAGGCAAAAGCTTCACAGTCTAGCTTCAGCTTTGGTATAAATCTACATTTTTTTGAACTTGGTTACAGTTCTAACGACAGGAGGTTCAAGAAGTTCTTTCAAAGGATGAAAAGATTTTCTTCAACC TCCAGTAAATTTATTCATGCCCGCTCTGAGCTGGATGTTGCCATCTATAAGCTGAAGCCGCGGGCCCTGATGCTGCATTACGAATTCATGCAACGGCTCCATCAACTGCCCTCAGAGTACAGCTATGGCGAGTACAGGGAGCTCTACAGGGACTACGGGACCCATTACATCACTGAGGCTACTGTCGGTGGCATCTACGAATATACCTTAGTTCTGAACAGTAACGAGCTCCAAAAGGCAG GTTATTCTCTGAGCGATGTCCAGAAATGCGCACAGCATGGCTTTAACATTGGTGCAACTATCAAATTCATCTCTGTGAGTTTGGGAGTTGCTGATGGCACCTGTAAAtcccttttaaaagaaattgcaG ACAGCACCTCCAAAAAACAGTATGTGGAAGACTTCCTCGCCCTTGTCCGTGGAGGAGCAAGCGAACACATTACCACATTGGCTTTCAAAGACCTGCCGACTGCTGCGCTGATGCAGGAGTGGGGAGATGCTGTGCAATACAACCCTGAAATCATAAAGCTGAAG GCACAGCCCCTGTATCAGCTGGTGACTCCAACTGACTTTGCTAATGCGAtggcaataaaagaaaacatgcGACGTGCTCTGGAGGAGTTTGAGCTGGAGAGCAGTTCCTGTCGCTGTGCTCCGTGTCGCGGCAATGGAGTTCCCATTTTGAAAG GAACTGAGTGCGAGTGTTTATGTCCCCTTGGCTATAGTGGCACTGCCTGCGAGATCACCAAGAGGGAAG ATGCTGCTGTTAATGGGAACTGGGGCTGCTGGACTAGCTGGTCTGTGTGCTCAGGAGGGCAGCGATCAAGAAGACGACAGTGCAACAACCCTGCACCGCAAAACGGTGGTTCATCCTGCTCAGGGCCAGATGTTGAGACAGTTACTTGCTAG